From Providencia sp. R33, a single genomic window includes:
- a CDS encoding terminase has protein sequence MKPEHLALLRDKLWRLNHLYWITNKEGKPVRFKMTPEQLEYFEGMHTRNIILKARQLGFTTEVCIIQLDAALFEAAKCALIAHTLNDAKRLFREKIKYAYEKLPDEIKAANPASNDAAGELVFSKGGSLYISTSFRGGTLRYLHVSEFGKICAKYPEKAREIVTGAFEAVSSDCFTTIESTAEGRAGYFYDYCQSAEKAQIQSKTLSNLDWKFFFFSWWKNPEYAIDPVEQLPQRLVDYFDEIASKHGVQLNERQKAWYYAKEKTLGDDMKREYPSIPSEAFQQSVEGAYYAKQFRFLYENKRIGTLPDNSHLPVHTYWDIGVGDSTAIWFIREVGEEFHVIDHYSNSGEGLRHYMKALKDRGYTYASHNGPHDIENREFGSDAKSRKELAREGYEIDGQVYSIRFNVVPRVSIDEGIEAVREILPHCAFDEHKCGEGIAHLEAYRKEWDDKKGCWKDKPLHDYTSHDADGFRYFAVSRRNVKARAFKRKRIAGMA, from the coding sequence ATGAAGCCAGAACATCTTGCACTATTGAGAGATAAGCTCTGGCGATTGAATCATCTTTACTGGATCACCAACAAAGAAGGTAAGCCAGTTCGATTTAAAATGACGCCTGAGCAGCTTGAATACTTTGAAGGGATGCACACAAGAAACATTATCTTAAAGGCTCGTCAGCTTGGTTTCACGACTGAGGTTTGCATTATCCAATTAGATGCAGCGTTATTTGAGGCGGCTAAATGTGCATTGATAGCCCATACGCTTAATGATGCTAAGCGGCTATTCAGGGAAAAGATAAAGTATGCCTATGAAAAGCTACCTGATGAAATTAAAGCAGCAAATCCAGCAAGCAATGACGCGGCTGGTGAATTGGTTTTTAGTAAAGGTGGGTCGCTTTATATCAGCACGTCATTTCGTGGCGGTACACTCCGATATTTACATGTATCTGAGTTCGGCAAGATATGCGCCAAGTATCCAGAGAAAGCCCGAGAGATTGTTACTGGCGCGTTTGAGGCAGTATCAAGCGATTGTTTCACGACGATTGAAAGTACAGCGGAAGGTCGAGCAGGTTATTTTTACGATTACTGCCAGTCTGCTGAGAAAGCGCAAATTCAGAGTAAGACTCTCTCTAACCTAGACTGGAAATTCTTTTTCTTCTCATGGTGGAAGAATCCCGAATATGCCATTGACCCTGTTGAGCAATTACCACAGCGGCTAGTTGATTACTTCGATGAGATAGCCAGTAAGCACGGCGTTCAATTAAATGAGCGTCAGAAAGCTTGGTACTACGCCAAAGAGAAAACACTTGGCGACGATATGAAGCGAGAATACCCGTCAATACCGTCTGAAGCATTTCAGCAATCTGTTGAAGGTGCGTATTACGCCAAGCAATTTCGCTTCCTGTACGAAAATAAACGCATTGGCACACTTCCTGATAATTCACATTTACCAGTACATACCTATTGGGATATCGGTGTTGGTGACTCCACGGCTATTTGGTTTATTCGTGAGGTCGGTGAAGAGTTCCACGTTATCGATCACTACTCAAATAGCGGCGAAGGTCTGCGGCACTATATGAAAGCGCTGAAAGACAGAGGTTATACCTACGCTAGTCACAATGGCCCGCATGATATTGAGAATAGGGAATTCGGCTCTGATGCTAAATCACGGAAAGAATTAGCGCGTGAAGGGTATGAAATTGACGGACAGGTTTACTCAATTCGATTTAATGTCGTGCCGAGAGTATCTATCGATGAGGGTATTGAGGCAGTACGTGAAATTCTCCCTCATTGTGCTTTTGATGAGCATAAATGCGGCGAAGGCATCGCACACCTTGAAGCCTATCGTAAAGAGTGGGACGACAAAAAGGGATGTTGGAAAGATAAGCCACTTCATGACTACACATCACATGACGCTGACGGGTTCCGTTACTTTGCAGTAAGCAGACGGAATGTTAAGGCTAGAGCATTCAAACGTAAACGCATTGCTGGCATGGCATAA